One segment of Niabella beijingensis DNA contains the following:
- a CDS encoding patatin-like phospholipase family protein, whose protein sequence is MNKALIISGGGSKGAFAVGVIKDLETTYRLTFDTVIGTSTGALIAPLAAMNQLDVLEDLYTSVTTGDLLEEKNLGTSIWNGNSLYTANGLGSRVRQIYTDTFYAQLRTAAKKIYLTTTCLQSQELVVYTTDPAPVTAGSYYRIEKIESAEQFRRAVMASASQPVFMPPVRINKDLPGAIHPDYQYVDGGTREYAGVGIALEAGADELFTILLSARNSAPDPAIYNNLLSILLQTVAVFITDVADNDLYAARQHIHFLNYINQVKAAMRADGVSEAALGRYFSSSSPDYTDLINRPPVKLHVLQPETALDGGPGGLVFEPAKMKQMVQLGKIALQNYVARLKPGETDWA, encoded by the coding sequence ATGAATAAAGCATTGATCATAAGTGGCGGAGGGTCCAAAGGAGCATTTGCTGTTGGTGTTATCAAAGACCTGGAAACCACCTACAGGTTAACCTTCGACACGGTGATAGGAACCAGCACCGGGGCATTGATCGCCCCACTTGCGGCCATGAATCAGCTCGATGTACTGGAAGACCTCTACACCAGTGTTACCACCGGAGACCTCCTTGAAGAAAAGAATCTGGGCACCAGTATCTGGAACGGCAATTCGTTGTATACCGCAAACGGGCTGGGGTCACGGGTGCGACAGATCTACACCGACACTTTTTATGCGCAGCTGCGCACTGCTGCCAAAAAAATATATCTGACCACTACCTGTTTGCAAAGCCAGGAATTAGTGGTCTATACCACAGACCCCGCCCCCGTAACAGCGGGGAGCTATTACCGCATAGAAAAGATAGAGAGCGCCGAGCAGTTCAGAAGAGCGGTAATGGCATCAGCCAGCCAACCGGTATTTATGCCTCCTGTGCGGATCAATAAGGATCTTCCGGGAGCAATTCATCCGGATTACCAGTATGTGGATGGCGGTACCCGCGAATATGCCGGCGTCGGCATTGCGCTGGAAGCCGGTGCGGATGAGCTCTTTACCATCCTGCTTTCCGCCAGGAACAGCGCACCCGACCCGGCAATTTACAATAACCTGCTTTCCATTTTACTGCAAACGGTCGCTGTTTTTATAACCGATGTGGCAGATAATGATCTGTATGCAGCGCGGCAACACATTCACTTTCTCAATTATATCAACCAGGTAAAGGCCGCCATGAGGGCCGATGGTGTCTCCGAAGCTGCACTGGGACGTTATTTCAGCAGTTCCTCCCCGGATTATACAGATCTGATCAACCGTCCTCCGGTAAAATTACATGTACTGCAGCCCGAAACGGCGCTGGACGGCGGTCCCGGCGGGCTTGTTTTTGAACCGGCCAAAATGAAACAAATGGTTCAGCTGGGTAAGATCGCGCTGCAAAACTATGTGGCCCGGTTAAAACCCGGAGAGACTGATTGGGCCTAA
- a CDS encoding OsmC family protein, translating to MKRFATANWQGTGKDGTGKTSTQSGVLSDTPYSFKTRFEEGNPGTNPEELVAAAHAGCFTMKLSFVLNEAGFTATNIDTKCTVTFENGAVTESHLDVQAAVPGIDQEKFDAAVRDAEANCPISKLLNTKITATAVLNG from the coding sequence ATGAAACGTTTTGCAACGGCCAACTGGCAGGGAACGGGAAAAGATGGAACGGGTAAGACCTCGACACAATCCGGTGTGTTAAGCGATACGCCTTATTCTTTTAAAACACGTTTTGAAGAAGGGAACCCCGGTACCAACCCGGAAGAGCTGGTAGCAGCGGCTCATGCCGGTTGTTTTACCATGAAGCTGAGCTTTGTGCTGAATGAAGCCGGTTTTACAGCCACCAATATCGATACCAAATGTACGGTTACCTTTGAAAATGGCGCTGTAACGGAAAGTCACCTGGATGTTCAGGCTGCGGTTCCGGGCATTGACCAGGAAAAATTCGATGCGGCCGTCAGGGATGCTGAGGCAAATTGCCCGATCAGCAAACTGCTGAATACAAAAATTACGGCCACAGCTGTACTGAACGGATAA
- a CDS encoding segregation and condensation protein A, whose translation MSTTYQIKLSQFEGPFDLLLFFIERDELDIYNIPITKITNDFLVYIREQEALNIELSSEFILFISTLMRIKAKMLIPRKELDAQGNEIDPREELVNKILEYKRFKEASAQMAELEAMRMLMVKRGNIQKELSVIGEEAGEGTEIHAITMFKLMKAFEKAMQRYSDKINTPVHTVVRYNYSMENSRVKVMEEAQRAKTLSFEKLFDYAETRVHAIFLFLSVLELVQQSFLKIMIGDGKNNFILEYVAPEDREETMTAIEPSFS comes from the coding sequence GTGAGTACAACATATCAGATAAAGCTTTCCCAGTTCGAAGGGCCTTTTGACCTCCTGCTATTCTTTATAGAGCGGGATGAACTCGATATTTACAATATCCCTATTACAAAGATCACCAACGATTTCCTGGTATATATCCGTGAACAGGAAGCCCTGAACATCGAATTGTCGAGTGAATTCATTCTTTTTATTTCCACGCTTATGCGCATCAAGGCAAAAATGCTGATCCCGCGCAAGGAACTGGATGCGCAGGGTAACGAGATCGATCCGAGGGAAGAACTGGTGAACAAGATACTGGAATATAAACGCTTTAAGGAAGCGTCAGCACAAATGGCCGAGCTTGAAGCGATGCGGATGCTGATGGTAAAAAGGGGGAATATTCAGAAAGAACTGTCGGTGATCGGGGAAGAAGCAGGCGAAGGCACCGAGATACACGCCATTACCATGTTCAAGCTGATGAAGGCGTTTGAAAAAGCGATGCAGCGGTATTCTGATAAGATAAATACTCCGGTGCATACGGTAGTACGGTACAACTATTCCATGGAAAACAGCCGGGTCAAGGTAATGGAAGAGGCGCAGCGTGCCAAGACACTTTCTTTCGAAAAGCTGTTTGATTACGCAGAGACCCGTGTGCACGCGATCTTCCTCTTCCTCTCCGTTCTGGAGCTGGTGCAGCAGAGCTTTCTGAAGATCATGATCGGAGACGGAAAGAATAATTTCATACTGGAATATGTAGCACCGGAAGACCGCGAAGAAACAATGACCGCGATCGAACCCTCATTCTCTTAA
- the mscL gene encoding large conductance mechanosensitive channel protein MscL, translated as MGMLKEFKEFAIKGNAVDLAVGVIIGGAFGKIVSSIIDDLIMPVVGAIIGKPDFSSLYLVLKGNVPPGTKLEEARKIADTSIFAYGNFITIAINFLLLALVIFWMVKAMNRMKKETPAEAAAPSSTDQLLMEIRDALKKQ; from the coding sequence ATGGGAATGCTTAAAGAATTTAAGGAATTTGCCATAAAAGGGAATGCGGTTGACCTGGCCGTGGGTGTTATTATTGGTGGGGCCTTTGGCAAAATTGTATCAAGCATTATTGATGATCTTATTATGCCGGTAGTAGGCGCGATCATCGGAAAACCGGACTTCAGCAGTCTTTACCTGGTGCTGAAAGGGAATGTCCCTCCAGGTACCAAACTGGAAGAAGCGCGGAAAATCGCGGATACTTCCATTTTCGCTTATGGTAACTTTATCACAATTGCCATTAATTTTCTGTTGCTGGCCCTGGTGATTTTCTGGATGGTGAAAGCAATGAATAGAATGAAGAAAGAGACCCCTGCGGAAGCAGCGGCACCTTCTTCTACAGACCAGTTACTGATGGAAATCAGGGATGCGCTGAAAAAGCAATAA
- the frr gene encoding ribosome recycling factor — protein sequence MQEQVSKLIESSEEGMKKAITHLEAGLAKIRAGKATPQILDGIFVDYYGSAMPINQVGNITVLDARTINIQPWEKNMLQPIERAIIAANIGLNPQNDGVNIRLFLPPLTEERRKELVKKSFAEGENSKIGIRSARREVIEGIKKLQKEGLSEDGMKDAEAVAQQLTDKYIATVEKYLAVKEKEIMAV from the coding sequence ATGCAGGAACAAGTAAGTAAGCTAATTGAATCATCGGAAGAGGGTATGAAGAAAGCCATTACGCACCTGGAGGCAGGACTGGCAAAAATACGCGCCGGAAAAGCAACACCACAGATACTGGATGGGATCTTTGTCGACTATTACGGATCCGCTATGCCGATTAACCAGGTGGGAAATATTACCGTGCTTGATGCCCGTACCATCAATATTCAGCCCTGGGAAAAAAATATGCTGCAGCCTATCGAACGGGCAATCATCGCTGCCAACATCGGCCTGAATCCCCAAAATGATGGTGTCAATATACGCCTGTTCCTGCCCCCCCTTACAGAAGAACGCAGAAAAGAACTGGTGAAGAAAAGTTTTGCTGAAGGCGAAAACTCAAAAATAGGAATCCGCAGTGCCCGCCGGGAAGTAATTGAAGGGATTAAAAAACTGCAGAAGGAAGGATTGAGCGAAGATGGCATGAAAGACGCAGAAGCAGTAGCCCAGCAACTTACAGACAAGTACATTGCCACTGTTGAAAAATACCTGGCTGTAAAGGAAAAAGAAATAATGGCCGTTTAA
- a CDS encoding glycosyltransferase family 4 protein, which yields MLEILVTAVVAFTVAFLAIPVVMLIADKKKLYDIPDERKLHTHAIASLGGVGVFIGFLFAGLLCLNFTNTPEIRYFFAAATLTFFIGLKDDLIALSATKKFVAQIIAAAIIIHLGGIRLESMHGFLGMETLDPMYGVPLTYFTIILIINAYNLIDGIDGLSGSLGLMATLLFGTYFLLAKMYPYAGFSFALSAALMAFLIFNYHPAKIFMGDSGSLLVGMVVSILVLKFIDVASQPGAALPITSAVAVGVSVLIVPLVDTIRVFGNRILRGRSPFSPDRNHVHHLLLDRGLGHSTVTLICVSANISLILITYLTRNFGNTALIIALFGTSFLALAFLYYTLPKRKLVIHRRYVVNQNRQQRAAPSAQSKVINLQTKEKVQDKVH from the coding sequence ATGCTTGAAATTCTGGTGACAGCTGTTGTAGCTTTTACAGTTGCGTTTCTCGCAATTCCTGTAGTAATGCTCATTGCGGATAAGAAAAAACTCTATGATATCCCGGATGAGCGTAAGTTACACACCCATGCAATAGCCTCTCTTGGAGGTGTCGGTGTTTTTATCGGCTTTCTTTTTGCTGGTTTGCTTTGTCTTAATTTTACAAACACACCGGAGATCCGTTATTTTTTTGCCGCCGCTACCCTGACCTTTTTTATCGGACTGAAGGATGACCTTATTGCATTATCCGCCACAAAGAAATTCGTGGCGCAGATCATTGCGGCAGCCATTATCATCCACCTGGGCGGCATCCGTCTGGAAAGCATGCACGGTTTTTTGGGAATGGAGACACTGGATCCTATGTACGGCGTTCCATTGACCTATTTTACTATTATCCTTATCATCAATGCGTATAACCTGATCGACGGAATTGACGGGCTTTCCGGAAGCCTGGGGCTGATGGCCACCCTGCTTTTCGGAACCTATTTCCTGCTGGCGAAAATGTACCCTTATGCAGGTTTTTCATTTGCACTTTCCGCCGCTTTAATGGCATTCCTTATTTTCAATTATCACCCGGCAAAGATCTTTATGGGCGACTCCGGTTCTTTGCTGGTGGGTATGGTGGTATCCATACTGGTATTGAAATTTATTGATGTGGCCAGCCAGCCGGGAGCAGCCTTGCCCATTACCTCGGCAGTTGCCGTAGGTGTTTCGGTGCTGATCGTGCCATTGGTGGATACCATACGTGTTTTTGGAAACCGGATCCTCAGGGGAAGGTCGCCTTTTTCACCAGACCGGAACCATGTGCATCATTTGCTGCTGGATCGTGGCCTGGGGCATTCCACTGTTACATTGATTTGTGTTTCTGCAAATATATCCCTGATCCTGATTACTTACCTGACCCGCAACTTTGGGAATACGGCTCTTATCATAGCTCTTTTTGGCACCTCATTCCTGGCATTGGCCTTTCTTTACTATACCCTGCCGAAACGGAAACTGGTTATTCACCGGAGGTATGTGGTCAATCAAAACCGGCAGCAACGGGCAGCTCCGTCTGCACAATCCAAGGTTATCAATCTCCAGACCAAAGAAAAAGTTCAGGATAAGGTGCATTAA
- a CDS encoding transketolase — MASLQEIASQVRRDIVRMVHGANSGHPGGSLGCADFLTALYFKEMKHDPSFNMDGINEDLFFLSNGHISPVFYSVLARSGYFDIKELATFRKIDSRLQGHPATHEHLPGIRVASGSLGQGMSVAIGAALSKKMNKDPHLVFSLHGDGELNEGQNWEAIMFAAAHKVDNLISTVDWNGQQIDGPTDKVLNMGNLAEKFKAFGWEVMEMNGNDMDEVVATIEKAKAATGNGKPIAIMMHTVMGKGIDFMENDHGWHGIAPNDEQLAKALAQLPETLGDY, encoded by the coding sequence ATGGCAAGTTTACAGGAAATTGCATCACAGGTTAGGCGTGATATTGTACGAATGGTTCACGGAGCGAACAGCGGCCACCCCGGAGGCTCTCTTGGATGCGCTGATTTTTTAACAGCCCTGTACTTTAAGGAAATGAAACATGATCCCTCCTTTAATATGGATGGTATCAATGAAGACCTTTTCTTTTTGTCCAACGGCCATATTTCCCCCGTATTTTATTCGGTGCTGGCCCGCTCGGGATATTTTGATATAAAAGAGCTGGCTACCTTCAGAAAAATAGACAGCCGTTTGCAGGGACACCCGGCCACACACGAGCACCTTCCGGGTATACGGGTAGCGAGCGGGTCGCTCGGACAGGGAATGAGTGTTGCCATCGGCGCTGCTTTAAGCAAAAAAATGAACAAGGATCCGCACCTGGTATTCTCACTGCACGGAGACGGGGAGCTGAATGAAGGACAGAACTGGGAAGCCATTATGTTTGCCGCGGCACATAAAGTAGACAATCTCATATCCACCGTGGACTGGAACGGCCAGCAGATCGATGGTCCTACGGATAAAGTGCTGAACATGGGTAACCTTGCCGAAAAATTCAAAGCATTTGGCTGGGAAGTGATGGAGATGAACGGAAACGATATGGACGAAGTGGTAGCCACTATTGAAAAAGCCAAAGCCGCTACCGGTAACGGAAAACCGATCGCTATCATGATGCACACCGTGATGGGCAAGGGGATTGATTTTATGGAGAATGATCACGGTTGGCACGGTATCGCACCCAATGACGAACAGCTGGCAAAAGCCCTGGCACAATTGCCGGAAACGCTGGGAGATTACTAA
- a CDS encoding FtsX-like permease family protein, with translation MQFLFAWRYFRAKKSTNVINIIAWICIVAIMIGTAALILVLSVFNGFEGLVKSLYSSFYPDIKVTPASGKFLTLSEQQLQQLRGVNGLRNYSLVVEEKAILRNGDNQALVSLKGVDDRFRNVNNIAGHIVSGRFDIGTADHPRLVVGGGIEGSLSIRANPNVEPISIYIPRKSESEEFDAVNNITPDTIRSAGTFIIQQDFDNKYAITQIRFLQQAMGINPNEFSGIEIAVKDPAATAKVQQSIQRLLGNAFRVQDRYQQNQSLYAIMNLERWVFYAILSLILVVAAFNMVGALTMLVLEKQKDISVLNALGADRRFILRIFLNEGFLLAFIGGGMGMLLALLLVLLQQQFHLVPLQGGSFLIDYFPVTLKLRDFLLVAVTVMVIAFIASWAPAWKASRKEFSLKAE, from the coding sequence TTGCAGTTTCTATTTGCGTGGCGTTATTTCAGGGCCAAGAAGTCGACCAATGTGATCAATATTATCGCCTGGATCTGTATTGTGGCCATTATGATCGGAACGGCGGCGCTGATCCTGGTGCTGAGTGTGTTCAATGGTTTTGAAGGCCTGGTAAAATCGCTTTATTCCTCTTTTTATCCCGATATTAAAGTAACACCCGCCTCGGGTAAATTTCTTACGCTGAGTGAGCAGCAGCTGCAGCAATTAAGGGGCGTTAACGGATTACGGAATTACTCACTGGTAGTAGAAGAAAAAGCGATCCTGCGGAATGGTGACAACCAGGCCCTGGTATCCCTCAAGGGTGTGGACGACCGGTTCCGTAATGTGAATAATATCGCGGGCCATATCGTAAGCGGCCGTTTTGATATCGGAACGGCAGACCATCCCAGGCTGGTGGTGGGTGGTGGTATCGAGGGGTCACTGAGCATACGCGCCAATCCAAATGTAGAGCCGATCAGTATATATATCCCCCGTAAAAGTGAATCGGAAGAATTTGATGCGGTCAATAATATTACACCCGACACCATAAGAAGTGCGGGTACTTTTATCATCCAGCAGGATTTCGACAACAAATATGCCATTACGCAGATCCGTTTCCTGCAGCAGGCAATGGGAATAAACCCCAATGAATTCAGCGGGATCGAGATCGCCGTTAAGGATCCGGCTGCTACGGCTAAGGTTCAGCAGTCCATTCAGCGATTGCTGGGCAATGCTTTCCGGGTCCAGGACCGTTACCAGCAGAATCAGAGTTTATATGCGATCATGAACCTGGAACGGTGGGTATTCTATGCCATTCTCAGCCTGATACTGGTGGTGGCGGCATTTAATATGGTAGGTGCACTTACCATGCTGGTGCTTGAAAAGCAAAAGGACATCAGTGTGCTGAACGCCTTGGGTGCTGACCGCAGGTTTATTCTGAGGATATTTCTTAATGAAGGTTTTTTACTGGCTTTTATCGGGGGAGGCATGGGTATGTTGCTGGCATTATTACTGGTGCTGTTGCAGCAGCAGTTTCACCTGGTACCCTTACAGGGTGGTTCTTTTTTGATTGATTATTTTCCGGTAACACTAAAGCTGAGAGATTTCCTCCTGGTGGCGGTAACGGTAATGGTGATTGCTTTTATTGCCTCATGGGCACCGGCCTGGAAGGCTTCAAGAAAAGAGTTCTCTCTCAAAGCAGAGTAG
- a CDS encoding ribosome-binding factor A — protein MQESKRQKQVAALLNEEMNGIFQKLGLNMIDGGMVSISGVMITPDLLEARFYLSFFQVNDAGAALHKIEERHHEIKKELAAAVRHQLRNIPVLKFYADDTLDHVFKMEELFKKIEEERKQNGRPE, from the coding sequence ATGCAGGAAAGTAAACGTCAGAAGCAGGTGGCCGCACTGCTCAATGAAGAGATGAACGGCATTTTTCAAAAGCTGGGTCTGAATATGATCGATGGGGGAATGGTGTCTATTTCAGGCGTTATGATAACGCCCGATCTGCTGGAGGCCCGCTTTTACCTGAGTTTTTTCCAGGTGAATGATGCCGGAGCGGCACTTCATAAAATTGAGGAGCGGCATCATGAGATAAAAAAAGAGCTGGCTGCGGCCGTAAGACATCAGCTGCGCAATATTCCGGTATTGAAATTTTATGCAGACGATACCCTGGACCACGTGTTTAAAATGGAAGAGCTGTTTAAGAAAATCGAAGAAGAACGGAAGCAGAACGGAAGGCCGGAATAA